In Macaca nemestrina isolate mMacNem1 chromosome 11, mMacNem.hap1, whole genome shotgun sequence, a single window of DNA contains:
- the LOC105473749 gene encoding programmed cell death protein 1 isoform X2, whose translation MQIPQAPWPVVWAVLQLGWRPGWFLESPDRPWNPPTFSPALLLVTEGDNATFTCSFSNASESFVLNWYRMSPSNQTDKLAAFPEDRSQPGQDCRFRVTQLPNGRDFHMSVVRAQRNDSGTYLCGAISLAPKAQIKESLRAELRVTERRAEVPTAHPSPSPRPAGQFQALVVGVVGGLLGSLVLLVWVLAVICSRAAQGTIEARRTGQPLEDPSAVPVFSVDYGELDFQWREKTPEPPAPCVPEQTEYATIVFPSGLGTSSPARRGSADGPRSPRPLRPEDGHCSWPL comes from the exons aATCCCCGGACAGGCCCTGGAACCCCCCCACCTtctccccagccctgctcctgGTGACCGAAGGAGACAACGCCACCTTCACCTGCAGCTTCTCCAACGCCTCGGAGAGCTTCGTGCTGAACTGGTACCGCATGAGCCCCAGCAACCAGACGGACAAGCTGGCTGCCTTCCCCGAGGACCGCAGCCAGCCCGGCCAGGACTGCCGCTTCCGCGTCACACAACTGCCCAATGGGCGCGACTTCCACATGAGTGTGGTCAGGGCCCAGCGCAACGACAGCGGCACCTACCTCTGCGGGGCCATCTCCCTGGCCCCCAAGGCGCAGATCAAAGAGAGCCTGCGGGCAGAGCTCAGGGTGACAG AGAGAAGGGCAGAAGTGCCCAcagcccaccccagcccctcacccAGGCCAGCTGGCCAGTTCCAAGCCCTGGTGGTCGGTGTCGTGGGCGGCCTGCTGGGCAGCCTGGTGCTGCTAGTCTGGGTCCTGGCTGTCATCTGCTCCCGGGCTGCACAAG GGACCATAGAAGCCAGGCGCACCGGCCAGCCCCTG GAGGACCCCTCGGCCGTGCCTGTGTTCTCTGTGGACTATGGGGAGCTGGATTTCCAGTGGCGAGAGAAGACCCCGGAGCCCCCGGCACCCTGTGTCCCTGAGCAGACGGAGTACGCCACCATCGTCTTTCCTAGTGGGCTGGGCACCTCGTCCCCGGCCCGCAGGGGCTCAGCCGACGGCCCTCGGAGTCCCCGGCCACTGAGGCCTGAGGATGGACACTGCTCTTGGCCCCTCTGA
- the LOC105473749 gene encoding programmed cell death protein 1 isoform X1, with amino-acid sequence MQIPQAPWPVVWAVLQLGWRPGWFLESPDRPWNPPTFSPALLLVTEGDNATFTCSFSNASESFVLNWYRMSPSNQTDKLAAFPEDRSQPGQDCRFRVTQLPNGRDFHMSVVRAQRNDSGTYLCGAISLAPKAQIKESLRAELRVTERRAEVPTAHPSPSPRPAGQFQALVVGVVGGLLGSLVLLVWVLAVICSRAAQGTIEARRTGQPLKEDPSAVPVFSVDYGELDFQWREKTPEPPAPCVPEQTEYATIVFPSGLGTSSPARRGSADGPRSPRPLRPEDGHCSWPL; translated from the exons aATCCCCGGACAGGCCCTGGAACCCCCCCACCTtctccccagccctgctcctgGTGACCGAAGGAGACAACGCCACCTTCACCTGCAGCTTCTCCAACGCCTCGGAGAGCTTCGTGCTGAACTGGTACCGCATGAGCCCCAGCAACCAGACGGACAAGCTGGCTGCCTTCCCCGAGGACCGCAGCCAGCCCGGCCAGGACTGCCGCTTCCGCGTCACACAACTGCCCAATGGGCGCGACTTCCACATGAGTGTGGTCAGGGCCCAGCGCAACGACAGCGGCACCTACCTCTGCGGGGCCATCTCCCTGGCCCCCAAGGCGCAGATCAAAGAGAGCCTGCGGGCAGAGCTCAGGGTGACAG AGAGAAGGGCAGAAGTGCCCAcagcccaccccagcccctcacccAGGCCAGCTGGCCAGTTCCAAGCCCTGGTGGTCGGTGTCGTGGGCGGCCTGCTGGGCAGCCTGGTGCTGCTAGTCTGGGTCCTGGCTGTCATCTGCTCCCGGGCTGCACAAG GGACCATAGAAGCCAGGCGCACCGGCCAGCCCCTG AAGGAGGACCCCTCGGCCGTGCCTGTGTTCTCTGTGGACTATGGGGAGCTGGATTTCCAGTGGCGAGAGAAGACCCCGGAGCCCCCGGCACCCTGTGTCCCTGAGCAGACGGAGTACGCCACCATCGTCTTTCCTAGTGGGCTGGGCACCTCGTCCCCGGCCCGCAGGGGCTCAGCCGACGGCCCTCGGAGTCCCCGGCCACTGAGGCCTGAGGATGGACACTGCTCTTGGCCCCTCTGA